CACCATCCTCGAGGAACCCGCGCATCTTGCGCAGCTTGATCTGGTAGTCGCCCTCGTCCGTGACCGGACGGAACTTCACTTCCTTGATCTCGACCTGCTTGGTCTTCTTCTTGGCCTCGCTGGCCTTCTTCTGCGCTTCGAACTTGAACTTGCCGAAGTCCATGATCTTGCAGACCGGCGGATCGGCCTGCGGCTGGATTTCGACCAGGTCCAGGCCTTCATCTTCGGCCATGGACAGCGCTTCGTCGCGCGACAACACGCCGATCATTTCTCCGTCACTGCCGATCACGCGGACGCGCGGCACACGGATTTCCTGATTCTTGCGGTTCTGTTTGTTGTCAGGGGTGCTGATATTACGTTCTCCCAAGGGTATCGAACCGGTCCGGGTGCCTGTGCGCCCGGACCGGACCTTTGCTTACGCGCCCTCGGCGTGGAGCCGCTCGATGAAGGCCTGCAGGCTCATGCTGCCCAGGTCTTCGCCAGAACGCGTACGCACCGCCACAGCCCCATTTTCCTTCTCGCGGTCACCGATGACCAGCAGGTAGGGCACGCGCTGCAACGTATGCTCGCGGATTTTATAGCCGATCTTCTCGTTACGCAAATCCGAGCTGACGCGGAAGCCTTGCTCCGCAAGGGTTTTGGTCACGCCCGCGACGTATTCAGCCTGAGCGTCGGTGATATTGGCCACCACCACCTGGGTCGGGGCCAGCCAGGCCGGGAACTGGCCGGCATGGTGCTCGATCAGGATGCCCAGGAAGCGCTCCATCGAGCCGACGATGGCACGGTGCAGCATGACCGGGTGCTTCTTCTGGCTGTTCTCGTCCACGTACTCGGCGCCCAGGCGGCCCGGCATCATGAAGTCGACCTGCATGGTGCCCAACTGCCAGGTACGGCCGATGGCGTCCTTCAGGTGGTACTCGATCTTCGGGCCATAGAAGGCACCCTCGCCCGGCAGCTCCTGCCATTCAACGCCACAGGCGGTCAGTGCCGAGCGCAGCGCGCCCTCGGCCTTGTCCCAGGTGGCGTCGTCACCCAGGCGCGATTCCGGGCGCAGCGCGATCTTGATCTGGATGTCGTCGAAGCCGAAGTGCTGGTAGACCGCCAGCGCCTGCTGGTGGAAGGCCGTCACTTCCGACTCGATCTGGTTCTCCGTGCAGAACACGTGGCCGTCGTCCTGGGTGAAGCCACGCACGCGCAGGATGCCGTGCAGCGCGCCGGACGGCTCGTTGCGGTGGCAGGAACCGAACTCACCGTAGCGGATCGGCAGGTCGCGGTAGCTGTGCAGGCCCTGGTTGAACACCTGGATGTGGCCCGGGCAGTTCATCGGCTTGACCGCGTACGTGCGCTTCTCCGATTCGGTGAAGAACATGTTGTCCTGGTAGTTGTCCCAGTGGCCGGACTTCTTCCACAGGCTCACGTCCAGGATCTGCGGGCAACGCACCTCGCCGTAGCCGCTGTTGCGGTAGACCTTGCGCATGTACTGCTCGACCACCTGCCACAGCGCCCAGCCCTTCGGGTGCCAGAACACCAGGCCCGGCGCTTCTTCCTGCAGGTGGAACAGGTCCTGCTGCTTGCCGATGCGGCGGTGGTCGCGCATCTCGGCTTCCTCGATGCGCTTGATGTACGCCTCGAGCTGCTTCTTGTCGGCCCAGGCGGTGCCGTAGATGCGCTGCAGCTGTTCGTTCTGCGCGTCGCCGCGCCAGTAGGCGCCGGAGATGCGGGTCAGCTTGAAGGCCTTCAGGAAGCGAGTGTTCGGCACGTGCGGGCCGCGGCACATGTCCACGTATTCCTGGTGGTAGTACATGCCCATCGCCTGGATGTCCTCGGACATGTCCTCGATCAGGCGCAGCTTGTAGTCCTCGCCACGGGACTTGAAGATCTCGATCACTTCGGCGCGCGGCGTCATCTTCTTGATGACGTCGTAGTCCTGGGCGATCAGCTCACCCATGCGCTTCTCGATCGCGGCCATGTCCTCCGGGGTGAACGGGCGCTCGGAGTAGATGTCGTAGTAGAAGCCTTCGGCGATCACCGGGCCGATCACCATCTTCACGTCCGGGTACAGCTGCTTGACGGCGTGGCCGACCAGGTGGGCGCAGGAGTGGCGGATGATCTCCACGCCCTCCTCGTCCTTGGCGGTGATGATGCGCAGGCTGGCATCGTGGTCGATGACGTCGCTGGCATCGACCAGCACGCCATCCACGGCACCGGCGATGGTGGCCTTGGCCAGGCCGGCGCCGATCGACTGGGCAACGTCCATGACGCTGACGGGGTTTTCAAACTCGCGGCGGCTGCCGTCGGGAAGGGTAATGTTGATCATCGC
This genomic interval from Stenotrophomonas sp. 57 contains the following:
- the infC gene encoding translation initiation factor IF-3: MSTPDNKQNRKNQEIRVPRVRVIGSDGEMIGVLSRDEALSMAEDEGLDLVEIQPQADPPVCKIMDFGKFKFEAQKKASEAKKKTKQVEIKEVKFRPVTDEGDYQIKLRKMRGFLEDGDKIKVNIRFRGREMSHQELGREMANRIETDLGEDIVIESRPRLEGRQMVMMIAPKKKT
- the thrS gene encoding threonine--tRNA ligase, whose amino-acid sequence is MINITLPDGSRREFENPVSVMDVAQSIGAGLAKATIAGAVDGVLVDASDVIDHDASLRIITAKDEEGVEIIRHSCAHLVGHAVKQLYPDVKMVIGPVIAEGFYYDIYSERPFTPEDMAAIEKRMGELIAQDYDVIKKMTPRAEVIEIFKSRGEDYKLRLIEDMSEDIQAMGMYYHQEYVDMCRGPHVPNTRFLKAFKLTRISGAYWRGDAQNEQLQRIYGTAWADKKQLEAYIKRIEEAEMRDHRRIGKQQDLFHLQEEAPGLVFWHPKGWALWQVVEQYMRKVYRNSGYGEVRCPQILDVSLWKKSGHWDNYQDNMFFTESEKRTYAVKPMNCPGHIQVFNQGLHSYRDLPIRYGEFGSCHRNEPSGALHGILRVRGFTQDDGHVFCTENQIESEVTAFHQQALAVYQHFGFDDIQIKIALRPESRLGDDATWDKAEGALRSALTACGVEWQELPGEGAFYGPKIEYHLKDAIGRTWQLGTMQVDFMMPGRLGAEYVDENSQKKHPVMLHRAIVGSMERFLGILIEHHAGQFPAWLAPTQVVVANITDAQAEYVAGVTKTLAEQGFRVSSDLRNEKIGYKIREHTLQRVPYLLVIGDREKENGAVAVRTRSGEDLGSMSLQAFIERLHAEGA